The following proteins come from a genomic window of Phnomibacter ginsenosidimutans:
- a CDS encoding amidohydrolase family protein has product MAYCPTLAASESIAQYRGWKKGQEPEPVSITKKRQSFAAALQSGVGIVFGGDVGVFAHGSNVQELLLMAEYGMPIPQVLKAATAGNADWLQLPNLGRIQTGKWADIIAVAGNPLENLQALYQVQLVMKNGVRYK; this is encoded by the coding sequence GTGGCGTATTGCCCCACACTTGCCGCCAGCGAATCGATAGCGCAATACCGCGGCTGGAAAAAAGGGCAGGAGCCCGAGCCGGTATCCATCACTAAAAAGCGACAATCATTTGCCGCTGCCTTGCAGTCTGGCGTGGGCATTGTGTTTGGCGGCGATGTGGGCGTATTTGCCCACGGCAGCAATGTGCAGGAGCTATTGCTGATGGCCGAATACGGCATGCCCATACCACAAGTACTGAAAGCGGCTACTGCCGGTAATGCCGACTGGTTGCAACTGCCCAACCTCGGCCGCATTCAAACCGGTAAGTGGGCCGATATCATTGCTGTAGCCGGCAATCCTTTGGAGAACCTGCAAGCCCTGTACCAGGTGCAGCTGGTGATGAAAAATGGGGTTCGGTATAAGTGA
- the trxA gene encoding thioredoxin, which translates to MALEFTDAAFKKDVLESDKLTVVDFWAEWCGPCRAIGPVIEDLSKEYAGKIQVGKLNVDHNPEVSINYGITSIPAILFFKNGQVVDKLVGAQPKSNFVKKIEQHM; encoded by the coding sequence ATGGCTTTAGAATTTACCGATGCCGCTTTTAAGAAAGACGTGCTCGAAAGTGATAAACTGACTGTGGTGGATTTTTGGGCAGAATGGTGTGGCCCCTGCCGTGCTATCGGTCCAGTAATTGAAGACCTGAGCAAAGAATACGCCGGTAAAATTCAGGTGGGCAAACTCAACGTAGACCACAACCCTGAAGTAAGCATCAACTACGGCATCACTTCTATTCCTGCCATCCTGTTTTTCAAAAACGGTCAGGTGGTAGACAAACTGGTAGGTGCTCAGCCCAAGTCAAACTTCGTGAAGAAGATTGAGCAACACATGTAA
- the pepT gene encoding peptidase T gives MRTAQEYSVAERLIRYVQVDTQSDPNSSSFPSTEKQKDLSAILAKELQAMGIGDAHMDEYGYVYATIPANVEHDVPVICFCSHLDTAPDCSGTNVRPMLHRQYDGRDLILPDDPTQIISPKAYPYLQKKIGDDIITASGSTLLGADDKSGVAVIMDMAQYLMQHPELKHGAIKILFTPDEEVGRGTAKVDLQKLGAQFGYTLDGGEAGDLEDETFSADGVEIVVHGVSVHPGTAKGILVNALKVAAAILDRLPKNEWSPETTEKREGFVHPVQLSGIAEKASIHFIVRDFETYKLAEHENRLQQIAEQVVAEFPGATMDFVVTEQYRNMKEVLDKHPQIVALAKQAIEANGLTVKTEAIRGGTDGSRLSFMGLPCPNIFTGMQNLHGKHEWISVQDMQKASDVLVTLAQLWAKPNA, from the coding sequence ATGCGGACAGCACAGGAATATAGTGTAGCTGAAAGATTGATCAGGTATGTGCAGGTAGATACCCAAAGCGACCCCAACAGCAGCAGCTTCCCCAGTACGGAAAAGCAGAAAGATTTGTCGGCCATACTGGCAAAAGAGCTGCAGGCCATGGGCATAGGCGATGCACATATGGATGAGTACGGTTATGTGTACGCTACCATTCCTGCCAATGTGGAGCATGATGTGCCGGTGATTTGTTTTTGCAGCCATTTAGATACGGCGCCGGATTGCAGCGGCACCAACGTTCGGCCCATGCTCCATCGTCAATACGATGGACGTGACTTGATATTGCCTGACGATCCTACGCAAATTATTTCGCCCAAAGCATACCCGTATTTACAAAAGAAGATTGGCGACGACATCATTACAGCCAGCGGTAGTACTTTATTGGGAGCTGATGATAAAAGCGGTGTTGCTGTCATTATGGACATGGCGCAATACCTGATGCAGCATCCAGAGCTCAAACATGGTGCTATTAAAATATTATTTACACCCGATGAAGAAGTAGGACGTGGCACTGCAAAAGTAGATTTACAAAAACTGGGTGCACAATTTGGCTACACGCTGGATGGTGGGGAAGCCGGCGATTTGGAAGATGAAACCTTTAGTGCCGATGGCGTAGAAATAGTGGTACATGGTGTAAGTGTGCATCCCGGCACAGCCAAGGGCATTTTGGTGAATGCGTTGAAAGTAGCTGCTGCTATTCTCGACCGATTGCCCAAAAACGAATGGAGCCCCGAGACCACTGAAAAGCGGGAAGGCTTTGTGCATCCGGTACAACTATCGGGTATTGCTGAAAAAGCATCCATCCATTTTATTGTTCGAGATTTTGAAACGTATAAGCTGGCCGAGCATGAAAATCGGTTGCAGCAAATAGCCGAACAAGTTGTGGCGGAGTTTCCTGGTGCTACCATGGATTTTGTGGTAACCGAGCAATACCGCAACATGAAAGAAGTATTGGACAAACATCCGCAGATTGTAGCGTTGGCAAAGCAAGCTATTGAAGCCAATGGACTTACTGTGAAAACAGAAGCCATTCGTGGGGGTACCGATGGTAGCCGCCTGAGCTTTATGGGATTGCCTTGCCCCAATATTTTTACCGGTATGCAAAACCTGCATGGCAAGCACGAATGGATAAGTGTACAGGACATGCAAAAAGCATCAGACGTGTTGGTAACGCTGGCGCAGTTGTGGGCAAAGCCCAATGCATAA
- a CDS encoding endonuclease MutS2, producing MRLYPESAMVQLEFDKVQQLLLNHVKTAYAHHKVEHMRIHTHIQYIETELRQTHEFMLLLQTAQYFPGDFHKNLEKDLKLLSIPGAMLTGEQWVLIRKLLETAGNIFRWFDSERRLAFPALTLVVNNSYYEKVIREMIDAVVDELGVVKDDASEDLQRIRQSLYRKRNELRRVFDRIIQKMNKQGYLADIEESFLNGRRVLAVFAENKRMIKGVLHGESDSRQTAFIEPEETTALNNEIFSLENEEHKEVQRILRQLTASLQPYAALMQTYLDIIGEFDYIRAKAKLAVDMNAQMPNVVNKAHIELKKAYHPLLYLYNKQSGKETVPLNLKLDDKGRILVISGPNAGGKTVTMKTIGLCQMMLQAGLLVPMQADSVMGIFKQLFIHIGDTQSIEFELSTYSSHLQHMKYFLELANGKTMFFIDELGSGSDPNLGGSFAEVIMEELARKHSMGVVTTHYLNLKVMANRVPGIINGAMQFDEEKLTPLYRLVVGKPGSSYTFSIAERIGLPKALIARARKLVDEDHFTLDKLLNRTEQDLQRLEVREAELHKLMKENERLKKEMEKVMNREKHQQQVELLKQQNKFREEQLTYLKEMERKLKAMVIEWRKTDNKEEVVRLIHALLFKQKEKQVAEKKDKKVDSKYTETTEPIAEGDKVKMKKNRQVGVVKEIRGKKAIVQVGVIPITIDVAELVKVIEKPVEEEATK from the coding sequence ATGCGGTTATATCCTGAAAGTGCGATGGTTCAGTTGGAGTTCGACAAGGTGCAACAGCTGTTGTTGAATCATGTGAAAACGGCGTATGCCCACCACAAAGTGGAGCACATGCGCATACATACGCATATACAATACATTGAAACAGAATTGCGGCAAACACATGAGTTCATGTTGCTGCTGCAAACGGCCCAATATTTTCCCGGCGATTTTCATAAGAACCTCGAGAAAGACCTGAAACTGCTGAGCATACCAGGTGCCATGCTTACGGGTGAGCAATGGGTGCTCATTCGCAAACTGCTCGAAACTGCTGGCAATATTTTCCGCTGGTTCGATAGCGAACGTCGACTCGCATTTCCTGCACTCACCTTGGTAGTAAACAATAGCTACTACGAAAAAGTGATTCGGGAAATGATTGATGCCGTGGTGGATGAACTGGGTGTGGTAAAAGACGATGCCAGCGAAGATTTGCAACGCATACGCCAAAGCCTTTATCGCAAACGCAACGAGCTGCGACGGGTGTTTGATCGCATCATTCAGAAGATGAACAAGCAAGGCTACCTTGCCGATATTGAAGAAAGTTTTTTGAATGGCAGACGAGTGCTCGCAGTATTTGCCGAAAACAAACGCATGATTAAAGGCGTACTGCATGGCGAGAGCGACAGCCGCCAAACAGCCTTTATTGAGCCCGAAGAAACCACAGCGTTGAACAACGAAATTTTTTCGTTGGAAAATGAAGAGCACAAAGAAGTGCAACGCATTTTGCGCCAGCTCACGGCCAGCCTGCAACCGTATGCTGCATTGATGCAAACCTATCTCGACATCATTGGCGAGTTTGATTATATCCGTGCCAAAGCCAAGCTGGCGGTGGATATGAATGCGCAAATGCCCAATGTGGTAAACAAGGCGCATATCGAATTGAAGAAAGCCTATCATCCGCTTTTGTATTTGTACAACAAGCAGAGCGGTAAAGAAACGGTGCCGCTCAATTTAAAGTTAGATGATAAAGGACGCATCCTCGTCATCAGCGGGCCCAACGCCGGTGGTAAAACGGTGACGATGAAAACCATCGGCCTCTGCCAAATGATGTTGCAGGCGGGTTTACTGGTGCCCATGCAGGCCGATAGTGTGATGGGAATTTTCAAACAACTCTTCATACACATTGGCGATACGCAAAGCATCGAATTTGAGCTGAGTACATACAGCAGCCATTTGCAACACATGAAATATTTTCTAGAGTTGGCCAATGGCAAAACCATGTTTTTTATTGATGAGTTGGGTAGCGGCAGCGACCCTAATTTGGGTGGTTCTTTTGCCGAAGTGATTATGGAAGAATTGGCCCGCAAACACAGCATGGGCGTAGTAACCACGCATTACCTCAACCTGAAGGTGATGGCCAACCGTGTGCCAGGTATCATCAACGGCGCCATGCAGTTTGATGAAGAAAAACTGACGCCGCTGTACCGGTTGGTGGTAGGCAAACCCGGCAGCAGTTATACGTTTTCAATTGCTGAAAGAATTGGCCTGCCAAAGGCTTTGATAGCCCGTGCCCGCAAGCTGGTAGATGAAGATCATTTTACCCTCGATAAACTGCTGAACCGCACCGAGCAAGACCTGCAACGGTTGGAGGTACGGGAAGCAGAGCTGCACAAGCTGATGAAAGAAAATGAGCGGTTGAAAAAGGAGATGGAGAAAGTGATGAACCGCGAAAAACATCAGCAGCAGGTGGAGCTGTTGAAGCAGCAAAATAAGTTCAGGGAAGAGCAGCTCACTTATCTGAAAGAAATGGAGCGAAAGCTAAAAGCCATGGTGATAGAGTGGCGCAAAACCGACAACAAAGAAGAAGTAGTTAGGCTCATTCATGCTTTGCTGTTTAAGCAGAAAGAAAAGCAGGTAGCCGAAAAGAAAGATAAAAAAGTAGACAGCAAATACACCGAAACTACAGAGCCCATTGCCGAAGGCGACAAAGTGAAAATGAAGAAGAACCGGCAGGTGGGTGTGGTAAAAGAAATACGGGGCAAAAAAGCCATTGTACAGGTAGGTGTCATTCCCATTACTATCGATGTGGCCGAGCTGGTGAAAGTAATTGAGAAACCAGTGGAGGAAGAAGCGACGAAGTAA
- a CDS encoding amidohydrolase family protein, whose amino-acid sequence MSQRWFRLFFFLMLGLHTAHAQTATDTLRLLVPDRVWDGEQMHTGWVVAVQGHLIVYAGPKAGFSATAIGKAPLQTISLAGKTLLPGLIEGHSHLLLHPYNEVSWNEQVLEESAAERIARAVNHARATLMAGITTVRDLGTEGANYDDVGLKQAIDKGVIPGPRMLVATKAIVATGSYGPKSKSADVDYPKGAAEADGVEGLTREIRSQIGKGADVIKLYGDYYWGVGRTARPTFTQEELSVAVAVASSAGRPVVVHAVSPEAMRRATLAGVATIEHGDDGDLATFQLMQQKEWRIAPHLPPANR is encoded by the coding sequence ATGAGCCAACGCTGGTTCCGCTTGTTTTTCTTCCTGATGCTGGGCTTGCATACGGCGCATGCACAAACAGCTACAGATACGCTTCGCCTGCTGGTGCCCGACCGGGTGTGGGATGGCGAACAAATGCATACCGGCTGGGTGGTAGCCGTGCAGGGCCATCTCATTGTATATGCCGGGCCCAAGGCCGGTTTTTCCGCAACAGCTATTGGCAAAGCACCGCTGCAAACCATTTCCTTAGCAGGTAAAACCCTGCTGCCGGGTTTGATAGAAGGGCATTCACACCTGCTGTTGCACCCGTACAACGAAGTAAGCTGGAATGAGCAGGTGCTGGAGGAGTCGGCGGCAGAACGCATTGCCCGTGCCGTCAATCATGCCCGTGCCACGCTGATGGCGGGCATTACCACCGTTCGGGATTTGGGAACGGAAGGCGCCAACTACGATGATGTGGGCCTCAAGCAAGCCATTGATAAAGGCGTCATTCCCGGACCCCGCATGCTGGTGGCTACCAAGGCCATTGTGGCCACCGGTAGCTACGGACCCAAAAGCAAATCGGCTGATGTAGATTATCCCAAAGGAGCTGCTGAAGCTGATGGCGTAGAAGGACTGACCAGAGAAATACGCAGCCAGATAGGCAAGGGGGCCGATGTGATAAAACTCTACGGCGATTATTACTGGGGGGTGGGCCGCACTGCCCGCCCCACGTTTACGCAGGAAGAATTGTCGGTGGCTGTGGCCGTAGCTTCCAGTGCCGGCCGGCCCGTGGTGGTGCATGCCGTTTCCCCCGAAGCCATGCGCCGGGCTACACTGGCAGGTGTGGCTACCATAGAGCATGGCGATGATGGCGACCTCGCCACTTTTCAATTGATGCAACAAAAGGAGTGGCGTATTGCCCCACACTTGCCGCCAGCGAATCGATAG
- a CDS encoding M14 metallopeptidase family protein encodes MRKLFAFCCGLLLLSLATTAQPLSYYLPDSVQYDPAVPTPASVIGHEVGEWHVTHDKLVMYMKALAAAKPDRIQLKVTGTTYEGRQQLLLTISSPGNMGRIELLRQQHLQLLNPVTSANLDTKGMPAVVLMGYSIHGNESSGSNAALLAAYYLAAAKGPQIDDLLSNTIILLDPSFNPDGLNRFATWANQHKSKNLVADPQSREYNEVWPGGRFNHYWFDLNRDWLPAVHRESQNRLKYFHDWKPNILTDHHEMGSNSTFFFQPGVPSRVHPLTPVKNQELTGKIGQFHARFLDRIGSLYFTKEGYDDFYYGKGSTFPDMQGGIGILFEQASSRGHVQETDNGLLTFPFTIRNQFVTTLSTLEAAKNLRVELLNYQKEFYNQMIKDAAASAEKAFVFGDNNDPQKGLILAQMLTRHGVDVFGLKSDVSAGGQSFAKGKGFIVPVPAHQYKLVRTVFDKQLQYTDSLFYDVTTWTMPMAFGVPYAGLTAAQPQLQGDRVMLTGTVPGVIEAGEASYGYLLDWKAFEAPKALWKLLQRGVQAKVAGNTMQFNMGDSLRNFDRGTIIIPQQTQNLSAAELKKVIADVAASCAVTFTPLRTGNVTAGSDLGSRYMQKVNTPSVAMLVGTGVSATDAGEVWHLLDQRMDMGTTHLDVAQFNRADLDRYTTLIMVSGMYSAINKDKLKAWVDAGGVLIACEDAVSWLADNGLVKADMKRVAPAVDSLMKPNYFAKEQIDGAQRMNGAIFRAELDVTHPLCYGYSGNTVDLFKTNNVFLQIPKNPYATPVKYGSNPLQSGYITRQNYAALKNSASVMVQTSGAGRIVLMADNPNFRAFWLGASKLFMNAIFFGSNIDAASARAGE; translated from the coding sequence ATGAGAAAACTGTTTGCCTTTTGTTGTGGCCTGCTGCTGTTGTCATTGGCGACTACAGCACAGCCGCTGAGTTATTACCTGCCCGATAGTGTTCAATACGACCCCGCCGTGCCTACGCCTGCCAGCGTCATTGGCCACGAAGTAGGCGAGTGGCACGTAACCCACGATAAGTTGGTGATGTATATGAAAGCACTGGCTGCTGCCAAACCCGACAGGATACAACTCAAGGTTACCGGCACTACTTACGAAGGGCGTCAGCAATTGCTGCTCACTATTTCATCACCTGGCAACATGGGCCGCATTGAGCTGTTGCGCCAACAGCATTTGCAGCTACTCAATCCTGTTACCTCCGCCAACCTCGACACCAAGGGCATGCCGGCGGTAGTTTTAATGGGCTACTCCATTCATGGCAATGAAAGCAGTGGTAGCAATGCCGCACTGCTGGCTGCCTATTATCTGGCGGCAGCCAAAGGCCCGCAGATTGATGACTTACTGAGCAACACCATCATTTTGCTTGATCCGTCTTTCAATCCCGATGGCCTCAACCGCTTTGCTACCTGGGCCAACCAGCACAAAAGCAAAAACCTGGTGGCCGATCCGCAAAGCCGCGAATACAACGAAGTATGGCCCGGTGGTCGTTTCAACCATTACTGGTTCGACCTGAACCGCGACTGGCTGCCGGCAGTACACCGCGAAAGCCAAAACCGACTCAAATATTTCCACGATTGGAAACCCAACATTCTTACGGACCATCATGAGATGGGTAGCAATTCTACCTTCTTCTTTCAACCCGGTGTGCCCAGCAGGGTGCATCCGCTTACGCCGGTAAAAAACCAGGAACTCACCGGTAAAATTGGTCAGTTTCATGCCCGTTTTCTCGACCGCATTGGCAGCCTCTATTTTACCAAAGAAGGCTACGACGATTTTTACTACGGCAAAGGCAGCACCTTCCCCGATATGCAGGGCGGTATTGGCATATTGTTTGAGCAAGCCAGCAGCCGCGGTCACGTGCAAGAAACGGACAACGGATTGCTGACATTTCCTTTTACCATCCGCAATCAGTTTGTAACAACCTTGTCAACGCTGGAAGCAGCTAAAAATCTGCGGGTTGAGCTGCTGAATTATCAGAAAGAATTTTACAATCAAATGATTAAAGATGCCGCTGCATCTGCGGAAAAAGCATTTGTGTTTGGTGATAACAACGATCCGCAAAAGGGACTCATTTTGGCGCAAATGCTTACCCGTCATGGGGTAGATGTGTTTGGCTTGAAAAGTGATGTATCTGCCGGTGGGCAAAGCTTTGCCAAAGGCAAGGGCTTCATTGTTCCGGTGCCTGCGCATCAATACAAGCTGGTGCGTACCGTATTTGATAAGCAACTGCAATACACCGACAGTTTGTTTTATGATGTAACCACCTGGACCATGCCTATGGCCTTTGGTGTTCCATATGCCGGCCTTACGGCTGCACAACCGCAACTGCAGGGTGATAGAGTAATGCTTACTGGTACTGTGCCTGGCGTAATAGAAGCCGGCGAAGCCAGCTATGGCTACCTGCTCGACTGGAAAGCGTTTGAAGCACCCAAAGCTTTGTGGAAATTATTGCAGCGGGGTGTGCAGGCCAAGGTGGCTGGTAATACCATGCAGTTTAATATGGGAGACAGCCTGCGCAATTTCGACAGAGGCACCATCATTATCCCACAGCAAACACAAAATTTGAGTGCTGCTGAATTGAAGAAAGTGATTGCAGATGTAGCGGCCAGCTGTGCTGTAACGTTTACGCCTTTACGCACAGGCAATGTAACCGCAGGCAGCGACTTGGGCAGCCGCTATATGCAAAAGGTAAATACTCCGAGTGTGGCTATGTTGGTAGGCACAGGTGTAAGTGCCACCGATGCTGGCGAAGTGTGGCATTTGCTGGATCAGCGCATGGATATGGGTACTACACATTTGGATGTGGCACAGTTTAACCGGGCCGATCTCGACCGTTACACAACGCTGATAATGGTGAGTGGCATGTACAGTGCTATCAATAAAGACAAACTGAAAGCCTGGGTTGATGCCGGCGGTGTGCTTATCGCCTGCGAAGATGCCGTGAGTTGGCTGGCCGATAATGGCTTGGTAAAAGCAGATATGAAAAGGGTAGCACCAGCTGTAGACAGCCTGATGAAACCCAACTATTTTGCCAAAGAACAAATTGATGGGGCACAACGCATGAATGGCGCCATCTTTCGTGCTGAGCTTGATGTAACACATCCGTTGTGCTATGGCTACAGCGGCAACACTGTTGATCTGTTTAAAACGAATAATGTATTTCTGCAAATTCCAAAGAACCCATATGCTACGCCGGTGAAGTATGGCAGCAACCCATTGCAAAGCGGTTACATCACCCGCCAGAATTATGCCGCATTGAAAAACTCTGCTTCAGTTATGGTGCAAACAAGTGGTGCAGGCCGCATTGTACTCATGGCAGACAATCCAAATTTCCGAGCTTTTTGGCTGGGTGCCTCCAAGCTCTTTATGAATGCCATTTTCTTTGGCAGCAATATTGATGCTGCATCGGCAAGGGCGGGTGAATAA
- a CDS encoding DUF4190 domain-containing protein, with protein MQRFFSSKWLVIGCIIAALFAFNADVNAAGFVPAKKDKATLVQETVQQIQLYLKAEKAAYTLAGFESFVGRKLSKKEKRIFKVYQLFIDPTLSPEADAAMQRNKTLGNWSMIMGIAGIVVMFIPYVSVLTLLLWPGAIITGIIAVSRAKSFNNRKGSGFASGVAGMITGGLGIVFFWWH; from the coding sequence ATGCAACGTTTCTTTTCTTCCAAATGGCTGGTCATCGGTTGTATTATAGCCGCCTTGTTTGCTTTCAATGCCGATGTCAACGCAGCCGGATTTGTGCCAGCCAAAAAAGACAAAGCCACGCTGGTACAGGAAACGGTACAGCAAATACAATTGTATCTGAAGGCAGAAAAAGCTGCCTATACTTTGGCGGGCTTCGAATCGTTTGTCGGCAGAAAACTCAGCAAAAAAGAGAAACGCATTTTTAAAGTCTATCAACTGTTTATAGACCCCACACTCAGCCCGGAAGCTGATGCTGCCATGCAGCGCAACAAAACGCTGGGCAACTGGAGTATGATAATGGGTATTGCCGGTATTGTGGTAATGTTTATTCCCTATGTATCTGTGCTCACATTACTCCTGTGGCCTGGCGCTATTATCACAGGTATCATTGCGGTTAGCCGTGCCAAATCATTCAACAATCGCAAAGGCAGTGGTTTTGCCTCTGGTGTCGCTGGCATGATTACCGGCGGCCTGGGCATCGTATTTTTTTGGTGGCACTGA
- a CDS encoding aspartyl/asparaginyl beta-hydroxylase domain-containing protein → MQIISHAKLPLSYPWQQMQTEVQQLQQQWLPHFNQLHYEGSWTALALRSPGGETGHVVPDAVGAETYANTPLMQELPSIEAWVAALPCTVMSVRLLNLAAGAVIKTHRDRELSFEQGEARLHLPIFTHPKVLFTIDGQAMHMPAGECWYLNANLPHSVVNESNIDRIHLVIDCVVNDWLQETMANATRCMAAVDAAAIQQQQAVIAALREQGSATSIKLADDLAAALQVHLSASSSNAIS, encoded by the coding sequence ATGCAGATTATTTCACACGCCAAACTACCCCTGAGCTATCCCTGGCAGCAAATGCAAACCGAGGTGCAACAATTGCAGCAGCAGTGGTTGCCGCATTTCAATCAGCTGCATTACGAAGGTTCGTGGACGGCGCTGGCCTTGCGGTCGCCGGGTGGCGAAACCGGCCATGTGGTGCCCGATGCTGTGGGCGCTGAAACCTATGCCAACACGCCGCTGATGCAGGAACTACCCAGCATTGAAGCATGGGTGGCAGCATTGCCGTGTACTGTGATGTCGGTGCGACTGCTGAACCTTGCCGCAGGTGCGGTCATCAAAACCCACCGCGACAGAGAATTGTCTTTTGAGCAGGGCGAAGCCAGATTGCACCTGCCCATTTTTACGCATCCAAAAGTGCTATTTACCATCGACGGACAAGCCATGCACATGCCTGCCGGCGAATGCTGGTACCTCAATGCCAACCTGCCCCATTCGGTGGTAAATGAAAGCAACATCGACCGTATTCATTTGGTAATTGATTGTGTGGTGAATGACTGGCTGCAAGAAACCATGGCCAATGCAACCCGCTGTATGGCAGCAGTTGATGCTGCGGCTATACAGCAACAGCAGGCTGTTATAGCAGCACTACGAGAGCAAGGCAGTGCTACATCCATCAAGCTGGCCGATGATTTGGCAGCAGCCTTGCAAGTACATTTGTCTGCTTCATCCTCCAATGCTATTTCATGA
- a CDS encoding type VI secretion system tube protein Hcp, with product MYTTGGTLPKDGETVKALEFKIAAETSFISGSGTAVGKAIPGKLFIKKDIDSSANPLFRRLVMGQHFPSIVFDYYDDKNTNYYSITITEAFVTNLEFLTPECPSCLKLENLIGFVFKTIKLEDKIKKTNITWDISLMRII from the coding sequence GTGTATACCACTGGTGGCACATTACCTAAGGATGGCGAAACTGTAAAAGCTCTTGAGTTTAAGATTGCTGCTGAAACCAGTTTTATAAGTGGCTCAGGAACCGCTGTAGGCAAAGCAATTCCGGGCAAGCTTTTCATCAAAAAAGATATTGATTCTTCCGCCAATCCATTGTTCAGGCGACTAGTAATGGGACAGCATTTCCCCAGTATTGTTTTTGATTATTATGATGACAAAAACACCAACTATTACAGTATCACCATCACAGAAGCTTTTGTGACCAACCTTGAATTTCTGACGCCTGAATGCCCCTCTTGTTTGAAGCTGGAAAACCTGATAGGCTTTGTTTTTAAAACCATCAAGCTGGAGGATAAAATCAAAAAGACAAATATTACCTGGGACATTTCACTAATGAGAATCATTTAA
- a CDS encoding DUF2911 domain-containing protein, producing the protein MKKIVVAASLALCMVAGAQAQALKTPAPSTTQYIKQDFGLGTIELSYSRPSAKGRVVMGDLVPYGKVWRTGANNATTLTFSDDVTIGGKLVKAGKYGLLSIPEAKEWTLIITKDLNVTSPAAYNEANDVVRVKVPATTVGMKAETFTMQFQSITNSTCELHLLWDNVMVALPISTDVDGKVMAQIKQVMEVDSKPYFAAAQYYYDNGKDLKTAREWADKAVAASPNAYWVALLNARICAKLGDKAAAKAMAEKTVDLATKGKNDDYVKMANDLLKTL; encoded by the coding sequence ATGAAAAAGATTGTTGTTGCTGCATCACTGGCCCTGTGTATGGTAGCCGGTGCTCAGGCCCAGGCCCTCAAAACTCCTGCGCCTTCTACTACTCAGTACATTAAGCAAGATTTTGGTTTGGGTACCATTGAGCTGAGCTACAGCCGCCCCAGTGCCAAAGGCCGTGTGGTAATGGGCGATTTGGTGCCCTACGGTAAAGTATGGCGTACCGGTGCCAACAATGCAACCACCCTCACCTTTAGCGATGATGTAACCATTGGTGGCAAACTGGTAAAAGCCGGTAAGTATGGTCTGTTGTCTATTCCCGAAGCCAAAGAGTGGACACTCATCATCACCAAAGATTTGAATGTAACCAGCCCCGCTGCGTACAACGAAGCCAACGATGTGGTACGTGTAAAAGTGCCCGCTACTACCGTAGGTATGAAGGCCGAAACTTTTACCATGCAGTTTCAGAGCATTACCAACAGCACCTGCGAACTGCACCTGCTTTGGGACAATGTGATGGTAGCACTGCCCATCAGCACCGATGTAGATGGCAAGGTAATGGCACAGATTAAGCAGGTAATGGAAGTAGACAGCAAGCCTTATTTTGCTGCTGCCCAGTACTACTACGACAATGGCAAAGACCTGAAGACTGCCCGTGAGTGGGCCGACAAAGCAGTAGCTGCCAGCCCTAATGCGTATTGGGTAGCATTGCTCAATGCCCGCATTTGCGCCAAGCTCGGCGACAAAGCGGCAGCAAAAGCCATGGCCGAAAAAACAGTTGACCTGGCCACCAAAGGCAAAAACGACGATTATGTAAAAATGGCCAACGACCTGCTGAAAACTTTGTAA